The Candidatus Hydrogenedentota bacterium region CGCACCAGCCCCGCGATGGCCTCGCCGAAATCTTCGTTCACGTCTCGACCGAAGCGCCGTGCATAGGCGGTTTTCTCCAACCCGGACTGCAAGCGAAAATACTGGATCAACGTCTCCAGCCGCACCTCGTCATCATTCAGTGGTAGCGCTTCCATTTTCTTCCCCGGTGCACGCAGGTACTCATCCGTCGTGATGGCGTTGCGCGCACGGACGCCGCCCACATACGAATAGGCCCCCGTGCCGAAGCCCGCATAATCACCGTTGTGCCAATAGATCAAGTTGTGGCGCGATTGATGCCCCGGTTTCGCATAGTTCGAGATTTCGTAGTGGTCATAAGCGTGAAGCGCCTCCTCCGCCTCGCGAAACATCGCCAGCGACGCCTCCTCCGAAATCGCCCGATCCGCACGCTTTTCAAAAGGCGTCCCCGGTTCGTAGGTCAGGCCATAGGCCGATACATGGGGGGGATTGATGGCCACCGTCTCCGCCAGCGTCGCGCCCCACGCCTCAATCGGCGGTGCGCCAAAAATCAGGTCCAGACTCCACGTGTCGAAGTGCTCCGCGATGACGTCGCAGGCCCGCCGCGCCGCGTCCGCATCGTGGCGACGCCCCAGATACTTCAGCACCGCCCGATCAAAACTCTGCACACCCAGGCTCACCCGATTCACCCCCATCGCGCACCACGCCTTCATCATCGGCGCCGTCACATCGTCCGGATTCGCCTCCAGCGTGATCTCAGCACCCGCCAGGTCGAAGCGCGCAAACAGCGCCTCCATCACCCGCCCCAGGCCCTCCTCGGTCAACAACGAAGGCGTCCCGCCGCCGAAAAACACACTCCCCGCCTCGCGCGGCCCCTCAAATTCGCCGATTTCTTTGCACACCGCCTCCACAAAGGGCATGGGCACCGTCGTCCGACTGCGCTCCTTCACGAAATCGCAATAGGGACACAAGGTGCGGCAATAGGGGATGTGGAGGTAGACGCCAAGCATGGGGATAGTATATCAGGCCGCAGGCTAGAGGCTGTAGGGGATGGAGTCTGGGGCCAAATATTCGTGCGAGGTATCGGAACCTCAAGTTAAAATACTCGCCGTAGATGTGAGCCGGATGCCACTCCCGTTGGAAGGCCGCCAACGTGGCTTAGCCTTCCAGGCTGAGGCAAAGCCCACGTCAATGTTCGAAGGGCCCCAGGGGCTTCTTACTCGACGTGAATGTGGAAGGAATTACAAGACCGTTTGATTGCTGAAACGGGCTTATGGTCAGCCTGGAAGGCTAACCCACGTTGGCCCCTGCCAGAGTCGGGGAGCAGCGGTATGGGTGGAATACACTGGAGGACTCAAGGTCGTTAGATTGGGATAGCCCATTTTCGACCAAGTGGAGCTTGGGAACGAGCGGTCAAACGCCCCAATCGGCCAGCCCGACGCCAAAGGATCCAATTGACGATCAGGCCGCAAGCCGCTACACTGAAGCTGTCATCACGACGCCACGCATGGCGTTGGCGGCGCCAGTCTCGGTCCGTACGATTTCCGGGGGGCTCATCATGAAGAATATTTTGTCGCGCAACCATCCCATGGTCATGTGGAAGAAGATCCTCTGCGCGGTCCTTGCCCTGGTGGTGCTCTGCGCGGGCGCATTCGTCGTGCGTTTCGGCAGCAGGGCCTACCGCCTGAAGAAGTCCGGAGCCGCGATGAAGCAGGCGCGCAGTGCGCTCCAGCGTTATGCCGATTCCAATCCGGGAAACTATTATCCCCTCCGCTCCGCCGAGGCCGGGGTGTTTCTACCGGACATGACCGCCCGGGCGGCGCAAGGGGACGGCCTTGCCGAATTTCAGGAGGCGCTGAAGTATTTCGACGGCGATGAACAGCGCCCCCTGTGTTACCTCGGCTATGCTTTCTACGACGAGGCTTCGGCCCAGCGGTTGCTCGATCAACTCGAAAAAGACCCGCAGGCCTTCCGGGGCGGCGGAACCCGCTTGGAACAAGAACCCTTTCTGGATCCACACTCGCTTGAATTTGACGAGTTGGCTCCGTTGCGTACTGGGGTCGGACGCCGGTTCATGAATGCATGGTTCGAATCCCACGGATTGCCGCCTGGAGACTTTGATATTGACGGAGCCGTCCCGATGCTCTGGCAGATGCCTGAAAGAATAGGAGATCGCGTCCCGGTTCTTTATATGAACGGCGTGGTTTGGTTTCGTGACTACCCCGGCGAGTTCCCCATGACGCCCCTGTTCATCAACCGGCTGCGAGGCTTGATGGGCTTGCCGCAGGATCCTGGATTCGACATGGATACTCCGATCATGCCGGTGCTCCGCGAAATACTGGAGACGGGAAGCCGGGAGCCGGGGCGTGGCGTGGGTACACTGGGACCGTACGACTCAGTGCCTTCCGTGACGCAGGGCGACGCGAAGGGCTATCGCATCGCGCTGGGTTTCGGCGAAGTGGTGCTGTTTCCGGAAGATGTCGCTCCAGGCTCCCTGGACCCTGTGACCTTATTTGGAAAGCCAGAGGAGTTTTACCAGGGTCTTCCCCGGGGTAACACCGTACGCTTCATGGGGACGAGCCGGGGATACCATTGGTACGGAAAGCTCGACTACCAGGTATTCACGCTCCTGCGGAACACCTTCGACCTCAAGGGGGGTGACAGTCTTTACGAGGCCGCCGTGATCTACTGGATCAACAATGAACCCATCTCGAATTGGTTACGCCCGTATCGTAAGGACCCGAGCAACCCGTCCGAAATCCTTCGTTCGCCCCCGTCTCTGGACGACTATATTGACGCCTACATTGCCAATAGAGAGGGCATGGGGAAACCAATCGACCCCGAAATCATCCACGCTGCTATCCTCCTTTGCGGAACCGACTACGAGGGTTATGGGACATACATACCTCCAGATGCCGAGTTACTATCAGAGGCGAGGGACCGGCTTCTATCCGCTGCGGAGCGCGATCCAGAGGCGGCGGCAACCCTACTGCTTCCCCATGTCATGCGATACCGGTTTCGCAACAGACGCGAAGAAGCCTCGCCCGAACGGATGGAGATCCTGCGGCACCTTCCGCGCGAGACGGTGCTGCCCATCGTTAAACATCTGGCCGACTACATTAAGGATGAGAACGATGCGGCCCTGTGTCGGGATTTGTTCAATAAGCTGGATTGAGATTCAATGGGCGAGTACCGGCTCTGCGACTTCATACTGCGGCACTTACTCCACAGTGAACACGAACATCTTGCGCTTCGACAGGCCTGTGGTCAGCCTGGAAGGCTAACCCACGTTGGCCCCTGCCAGAGTCGGGGAGCAGTGCTATGGGTGGAATACACTGGAGGACTCAAGGTCGTTAGACTGTAAAAGCGGGGGACGGTCCCGCGCGCCTGGCCTTCGGCGCTCGTGCAGGGTGGGCGTCTATTGCACGCGACGCCCCGCGCGGTTCTTGTCACTTTACGCGCAGGACGGTCCCCTCGCTTCGTCACTCCTCCGCGCCATGCTCCAGGAAGTAGATCAAGCTCACGAGTTCCTCCAGCGTCATCGTGTTCAGCAGGCCCTCGGGCATCATGGACTGCCTGGATTCCGTCCGTTTCGCGATGCTCCGCTTCGGGATGGCCACGCGCTCGCCGGTGATGGTAATGACGGTCAGGGTCCTGGCGTCTTCGCCCGCGACCATGCCGGTGACGGTATTGAAGTTGTTCAGCTCGACTTCCACGCCGGTGTACTGGTCGGAGACCACCTTGGAGGGGTACATGATGGATTCTAGAATGTCTCGGCGGCGGAAGCGGCTGGTGACGGTGGAGAGGTCGGGGCCGCCCCCTTTGCCTTTGGTGCCGAAGACGTGGCAGTTGGCGCAGCGGGCCTTGATGAAGACGTTGTGGCCGTCTTCGAGCTTCTGGGGAACGTAGGCCATGGGATCATACTCGAGGTACTGGCTGAGTTCGTCGAAACTCATCTGGGCGAGGTCAGTCGTGCTGGCCGGGGCCTCGCCTTCGATTTTGGCGAGGAGGGCCAGGGCGGCTTCCTCGCGCGCGGCGAGGGCCTCCGCCTTGCGGTTCTCGGCCATTACCCGCTCCGCGTCCGGAAGGCGCTCCATGAGGGAGTCCCAGAGGTTGTTGATGTAGCCCTCCATGCTCGCGCCACCGTCCATTTCGCGGCCCCGGTCAAACCAGGCCACGGCCTGCGCCCGCGTTTCCGGGGTCCAGCCGTGCTCAATGGCGCGGAGGGCGTACATCGTGTGGATCTGCGCTTCCTGGGGCTTGTCGGGCGTCAGGGTGGCCAGCAGGGCCTCCACCGCGCCGGGTGGCTGCAGATAAGCGATGAGGGTCTGCAATTCGCGGTTGATGGCGGCGTCGCCGTGGGGAAATTTGCCGAGGAGTCGCGACCCAAGCACGGGCTTGAAAGTCTCGACGCGGTCGCCTCCGGTTACATCGCGGATGAAGGCCATCTCCAAGACGCGGAGGAAATCGAGAAAGATGGCATCGTCCATGGGGGCCTGGCTCAGTTCGTCAATTCGCGCAAAGATGGCGTCGGCGTGGACCGCGGCGCGCTGGGTTTCAATGAGGGCGAGCGTGCCTTCCATGACGCCCCTGGGCCGGCGATCGATTTCGTCGCTCAGAATGCTGTCGGCCCAGAGGTCGCGGTGCATGCGCTCCATGGCCTTGCGGGCGGCGTAGCGCACGAAGCGGTCTTCGTGATCGAGCAGCAGGTAGAGTCCGGAGATGAGCCCCTCGTGGGTGTCCACGCGGGTGGACTCGTCCAGCCCCGCCCGGACCAGGGCCTCGCAGGCGCGGCGAGCCACCACGACATCTTTGTCGTAAAGGGCGTTGATAAGCGGCTCGCGGAAGGTCTTGAGATCGCCGCAGCCCATGAGGAGCACGGCGCCGGCGCGGAGGGCGGGGCTGGCATCGCGCGCAAGTTCGTTAAGGAGCGTCGCGTCGGGCTGGGGGCCATAAACCTGCAGCGATTCCAGGGCCTGAAGGCGCAGTGGCTCCGCCAGGGTGGCGTCGCGCAGGGCGGCGGTCAGTCCCGATGCCCAGAGGTCGCCGAGGGCCGTTTTCGCCTGGGCGATGGCATGGCGGCTCCAGGCGGAGCGGGGCATGGGAAGGGCGAGCACCTCGGCAATGGTCGATGGCGCCTCGGGCGCTCGGATGCCCTTGCCATAGCGGATGCGATACAACCCGCCCTGGGTGTCGCGGCCGCCGGTGGTGAAGAAGAGATCGCCCCGGGGCGACACATCCAGGTCGGTCACGTTCAACGGCTCGCCCACGACGAAATCCTGGGTCTTCCCCGCCAGCGTCGCGCCCGCAGCCTTGGGAAAGAGCACGCGGATGCGTCCGCGCGACCAGTCGCCCATAAAAAAAGCCCCCCGGTACTCTGGGGGGAAAGCCTCGTGCTCGTAGAAGCACACGCCCACGGGAGAACCGCGGCCTGCATCGTCCACACTCGGGAGTGTGTCGATGTAGTACGCGGGCATCACCGAGGAGCCCGTGCGCCAGCCATAGTCGCCGCCGGGGACGGCATGGACCACGCGGATGGGGCGGAACCAGGGCAGGCCCACGTCCCACTCCATGTCGGAGTCGAAAGTCATGATTTCGCCGCTGCGATCAATGCTCAGGTCGTAGGCATTGCGGAAGCCCCCGGCGAGTTGTTCCCAGCGTTTGAATTCGGGGTCCACGCGGACGATAGTGCCACCGGGCGCCATGATGGTGGTGGCGTGGCCTCGGGGATCCACATAGCGGGGGAGGAGGTGATCCTCTTCCAGGCCCCGGCTGGGGGAGAGGGGATCAAGGGCTGCCGCGGGGTGGGCGTGGTTGCCATACATCACGTGGAGGTAGCCGTCGAAGCCCCGCGCGATGGCATGGGGGCCGTGTTCCCCCATGCCGCCGTTCGAAGCCATCAGCAGGGCGGTCTCGTCGGCTTTATCGTCGCCATCCGAGTCCGTGAGGCGGTAGAGGCCGGGGCCTTGCGGCCCCTCCCCTTGCACCAGCAGATCGCCGGGCGCCGTGAACAGCATCCCCATGATCCGTTTTACGTCTTCACTGAAACTTTCCTGCGACTCGTATCTGCCGTTCCCGTCGTTGTCCAGCAGGATGCGGACCCCGTCGTCCTGGGCGCCCACGACGGGGCGGCCCAGGTGATCGAAGGTAAGATTGATAACCGAGCCCATCAGGTCGTGGTTTGCGACTTCCTCAACGGAGAACCCGTCGGGAAGCCGAAACCGTTCCCCCAGGTAGGCCAGCCTAGCCTCCCGCGCTTCGGCGTTGGGCATCAACTCGCCCTCGTTCATGGCTTTCTTCTCGCCCAGTTCCTTGATGGCGATGTCCTTGAAGTGGACCTCCATCTCGGGGCCCGCGTGTAGCTGGAGGGCGATAATGCCCGCCTTCGCGCCGGCGGGATCGACGAAGTCGAGGGTGGTGTAGCCATTCAGCACGATCTTCACGTGATCGCCCTGGCAGGTGATCTCGTAGTCGTTCCAGTCGTCCAGCTTCGCGGCGGCGAAGACGGCCTCGCGCTGATCTTCGGTGTATTCGTTCCAGTAGGGGAGGATGCCCCGGCCCTGCTCTTCATAGAGCATGCCGAAGTAGGTCTTCTCCGCCACGTCCGCCTGGTAGCCCTTCACGGCGTGGTTCGGCAGTTGTTCGCTGCGGAACTGGATGCCGCTGTTGTGGTTGGTCAGCTTCACCCGCGCCTTGAGCACGAAATCGGAGTAGGTCTTTTCCGTGGAGAGGAAGGTGTTCTTCTCCAGCTTCACGCCCTTGGTGGAGCCGACGATCTCGCCATTCTCCACGCGCCACAGCTTCATGTCGCCGGTCCAGCCGCTCAGGTCGGTGCCGTTGAAGAGCGGGGTGAATCCGTCCTCCGCGGCGTGCGCGCCGGGCGCCGCGATGCCCGCGCAGAGCGCCACGGCCGCAGCCAGGCGTAAGGCGGGACTTGCCAGATAATTTCTTAGTCGCATAATCGTCTCCATGGGTTGATGTCACGCGCGGAACGGAAGATTCCGCGCAGGGTGAAGGGTATCGGCCAGCGGTCGCGAGGCTTGGAACAGGCCCGGCGCGACATCGCCGTTTACCGCGCCGGATCCGCGCGCAGTCGCGCGAAAACGAGGCGCCTAAGAGACTAAAACATCCCGTCACGCGCTGTCCAGCTTCGGCGCGCAAATAAAAAGGGGCCTCCCAAAGGAAGGCCCATGATGATCGGTGCGTCGGCTGTTGAAGGTCAGAAGAACTTGCGCTTAAGCGCCAGTCCCGCCGCGCCCAGCGCCAGCAGCGTGAGCGAGGCCGGCTCGGGGACGGGTGTAACCGGGTCGTCCTCTTCGAAGACCAGATCCAGGCCGAGCTCGCGCGATTCCGTGACCTCGAAGTTGGTAAAGGTCAACTCGAAAGAATCGTCGGTAAAGCTTACCGAGAGTCCCGCACCGCCGCCCAGGGTGTCATAGGCGGACGTTACATCCGACAAGACATAGGTCGGGAAACCGACATAGTCCAGGTCGGAGAAGGTCACGGTGAAATCCGTCATGAACTGCGTGGAGCCGCTCAAGTTATGCTCGATGAAGACGGTCAGGAAATCATCGGAGAAGAAGAAGCTGAGATCGAAATTGACGGGAGCGCTTCCCGCGATGTCCAGCGTTCCGACAAATTCAGGGTCAAAATCGAAGGTGATGGTCTCCGGGCCGGCGTTAAAGGTGGTCAGCCCGGTGGAGGAGCCGACAATCTGGTCGGCTTCGAGGGTTGCGCGGGCCGGTGCGGCGAGCGCCAGACACAGCAGGAGCGCTGCGCCCATGCCAATGGGGTTCTTCAAGGTAGTATCCTCACCCGTGTAAGAGAAACAAGAGAAGCACGACACTCCTTGTTTCTGATTTGCTGCAGCCACCAAGTGCCTTAAGTATACCGCCCAATGGGGAATTGCACAAGGGAACTGCGGGAAAATGAGGGAGAAAGGGTCTTGAACCGCGAATGGACGCGAATGAACGCGAATATTGCGTTGCGGCGGGTTGGGGGAGGCGCCCGTCGGGTTTGGAGCCAAGTTCCAGTCGTTTCGGAAAGCCGGATCCCGGAAAACAACAATCGGGCGGCAGGCCTGGAGCCATGCCGCCCGACTGGGAGGTTAAATGCTATTTGACGTTAGCTCGTTTTCCGCCGGAAGCGCCGCGCAAGGGCCAGAACGCCCAGGCCGAGAAGCGCCATGGGAGCAGCAGCGGGCACGGGGACGACGGAGGAGTTGGGATCGTCGATTCTGTACAGTATTTCCAGTTCAACGTGTCGAGAATAGATCTCAACGTCGAAATCACTAAAATCGAGGGTAAATGAAATGCCTTGTAACGGGTCGTCGACAAAATTGGAGATCGTTACCCCACTAAGATAGTCAGGACTTGAGCTATCAAAATCAGAGTCTCCGATAAATGCAATCGAGGAAAAGGAGGAGCCTGGTGTCGAATTGATGATGTTCGTGAATGTTACACTGAATGCATTTACAGTGTATGTGGTGGCAGTTTGGCCCTCAAATAGCGCTCTTAGATTCAAGCCGCCAGCGAACTCGTCAAAATTAAACGACGCCATCGCGGTTGCAGAGTTATCATTTACATCCAAGACACTTGAAAACTCTACATCACCATTCACTACATCTTCCGTAGATGGCGTGAAAATTACGGCACTAGAGTCAAGAGTGCCACTGATTGAAATGTCGTTGAAAATAGCGGCATTGACTGGCAATGATGACAACACCCCCAACGACACCAGTACGCCTACTAGTTTTATGTTCCTCAACATGATTCCTCACCCATTATTTGTAGGACGATCAGGCGCTTCTCACACCTTATGCCCTGATTAGCATCTACCACCAAGTACGCTCAGTATACCCCTATGCGGGGAAATTCTCAATGAATATTTCATGTTGCGGGCAAAATGTAGCGATTTCCGATTTGTGGGAAGGCGTATTCGCAGAAATAGTATTTTTAATCCCGTCGTGAGTGTCCGGATACGCGTTGCCACCGTTACCCAGCCGCGTGATATGACCCATCATGGTGGTGCTGTGGCGCTTGGATTCCTTCACCCGCTCCGCATAGAATTGGCCGTACTCAACCCGTTGTCCGGCACAGGAGCGACTCATGCATTCAACCCTCTCACCGCGCGCCATTTGCTTCATCGTCGCTCTGCTTGCAGCCAGCGCAATTCAATCCAGCCTCGCCACCCCCCTCCCCGGCACCGCGCCCCTCACGCTTGAAGGCGACCTTGCCGAGCAGATGGTGGCGGGCATCCACGCCGATCTGGACGCACGGACGGTCGCGGCACAGACGGCGCGCAGGGCGAAATGGACGGCAAGCGCGGCTGCCGAAGGCTTCGCGCCGGTGCACCGCGAAAAACTACGTGTAATCCTCGGTGCGGTGGATCCGCGTCTGCCGGTGGCGATGGAGACGGTGTCCGCGCCGGGTAAGGAGGGGCCGATTGCGGTGGGGGACGCCTATAGGGTCTATGCCGTGCGCTGGCCGGTTTATCAGGGGGCCTGGGGCGAAGGGCTGCTGGTGGAGCCCAATGGCGATCCGCGCGCTTCCCTGGTGCTCCTGCCCGATGCGGATGAATCGCCGGAGTCGCTGCTGGGTCTTGCGCCGGGCAACGCCTATGCCGTGACGCTGGCGGAGCAGGGCAACCGTATCCTGATTCCGACCCTGGCGAACCGCGCCGACACCTGGTCGGGCCATCCCGATGTGCGCATGACAAACCAGCCGCACCGCGAGTTCATCTACCGCGCCGCCTACGAGATGGGACGCCATGTTATCGGCTATGAGATTCAGAAAGTGCTTTCGGCCCTCGACTGGCTCCAGGCCCAATCGTCGGAAGCGCCACTGGGCCTCATGGGCTATGGCGAGGGCGGCCTGATCGCCCTGCACGCCGCGGCACTCGACACGCGTGTCCAGGCGACGGTGGTCTCGGGCTACTTCGGTCCGCGCGAGGGCCTGTGGACCGAGCCGATCTACCGAAACGTTTGGTCATTGCTGACGGACTTTGGCAATGCCGAAGTGGCCGCGCTGATCGCGCCACGCGCCTTGATTGTGGAATCCGCCACACCGCCCGCCGTCACGGGGCCGCCTGCGACCGAAGGCCGCTCGGGGGCCGCACCGGGCGTGGTGCCCAATCCTTCTACCGAGGAAATTCAGTCGGAAGTGGCCCAGGCATTGACCTACGTACCCGTCGGCGAGGGCACGCCCTGGCTACAGCGTTCGGCTGTTGATGTCGGGCTCCCCGGACAACCCGCAACGCTGGAAGCCTTTTCTTCGGCCCTCGGGCTCGATGGGTTGCCCGCTACGGCTTCCTCACCCCGCGCGGAGACGGAGATACCCGACGCTGAAGCGCGAATGAAACGTCAGGTGGAGGGCATGCTCGGCTGGACGGACCACATCCTCGCGGAAGCGCCCTTTGCCCGTGAGTCGGTGTGGAAAGAGGCCGATGCCAGCTCCGCCGAAGCCTGGGCGAAGTCCGTGCCGCGTTATCGGAAATTCTTTCACGAGCAGTTGATGGGCAAGCTGCCCCAGGGCACGGTGCCGCTCAATCCGCGCACGCGCGAGATCTACGACACGGAGAAATTCACCGGCTACGAAGTCATGCTCGATGTAAACGAGCAGGTCTACGCCTACGGTATTCTGCTGCTGCCGAAAAACATCGCGCCCGGCGAGAAGCGCCCCGTGGTCGTCTGCCAGCATGGCCTCGAAGGGCGTCCCCAGGAGGTGACGGATCCCGCGAGCGACAGCCACTACTACCACCGCTTTGGGGCGAAGCTGGCCGAAGAGGGCTTTATCGTTTATGCGCCCCAGAACCCCTACATCGGCGAAGACCACTTCCGCACCCTGCAGCGCAAGGCCAACCCGCTCAAGCTTTCGCTCTTCAGCTACATCATCGAGCAGCATCGCCGCACCCTGGAGTGGCTGGGAGCATTGCCCGAGGTGGACCCCGCGCGCATCGCTTTTTATGGACTGAGCTATGGCGGCAAGACGGCCATGCGCGTGCCCGCCGTGCTGGATGGTTACTGCCTCTCCATTTGCTCCGGCGACTACAACGAGTGGATCTGGAAAAACGTGACCCGGCGCCGGATCTACAGCTATGTGTTCCACGGGGAATACGAGATGTTCGAGTGGAACCTGGGCAACACCTTCAATTATGCCGAGATGAGCTGGCTCATCTGTCCGCGACCTTTCATGGTCGAGCGCGGCCATGACGACGGCGTCGCGCCGGGCGAGTGGGTGAGCTATGAATACGCCCGCACCCGCGAGCGCTATGATCGTCTGGGCCTCGGCGACGAGACGACCATCGAGTACTTCAACGGTCCCCATACCATCCACGGCGTGGGTACCTTCCAGTTTCTGCGCGACAAGTTGAAGTTTCCGGTGGTGACGCAGTAGCGGAGTTGCGGCCATGACCTTGGACGATTGTATGGGTGCCCTGGAGCGCGAGGGCACCGCCCAGAACCGCAAGACCTACGCGCGCCATGGCGTGACCGGACCCTGCTTCGGCGTGAGTTACGCCGCGCTGGGCAAGCTCAAGAAGGCGATCAAAATCAATCACGATCTGGCGGTGGCCTTGTGGGACTCAGGCAACCACGACGCCCGGGTACTTGCCTGCATGATCGACGATCCGGCCGCCGTTACCGCAGCCGAATTGAAAGCCAGAGCGGCGGAACTCTCCAACTATGTGCTGACCGACGCCCTCTCGGGCCTGGTTGCGAAGTCACCCCATGCCCGGGCGTGCATGACGGCCTGGATCAAGACCAGGGACGAATGGCGGTCCAGCGCGGGCTGGAATATCCTGGCCCATCTCGCTCTGGCGGAAACGGGGCTGCCGGATCATGAATTTGAGTCCATGCTCGCGCGGATAGAGTCGGGGATTCACGGCGCCGGGAATCGCACGCGCCATACCATGAACAACGCCCTCATCGCCATCGGATCGCGCAACGAGCATCTTGCGGAATTGGCCACCGCGGCGGCGGGCCGCATCGGGAGGGTCGATGTGGATCACGGTGAGACCGGGTGCAAGACCCCCGACGCGGCCGCCTATATCGCCAAGACCCGCGCGCACTATGCGGCCAAAGGCGGCATCACCAAACGCAAGCGCTGTTAGGCCTTTTCCCACAGTTGCCGTATGGGCACGACGTACATGCCATCGCCCATGGGCGCGGCGACTTCTCCGTCATAAAGGACAATCCCGGCCTTGAAGCGATCGCCGCAGGCGGCGCGCAACTTTCTGAGCCCGCTCAGATCGCGCTTCTGGAAGGTGGCCGAAGTTTTCACCTCGATCCCCACGACTCTCCCACGGGATTCCATCACCATGTCCACCTCCACGCCGTCCCGATTGCGAAGGTGGTA contains the following coding sequences:
- a CDS encoding DNA alkylation repair protein gives rise to the protein MTLDDCMGALEREGTAQNRKTYARHGVTGPCFGVSYAALGKLKKAIKINHDLAVALWDSGNHDARVLACMIDDPAAVTAAELKARAAELSNYVLTDALSGLVAKSPHARACMTAWIKTRDEWRSSAGWNILAHLALAETGLPDHEFESMLARIESGIHGAGNRTRHTMNNALIAIGSRNEHLAELATAAAGRIGRVDVDHGETGCKTPDAAAYIAKTRAHYAAKGGITKRKRC
- a CDS encoding dienelactone hydrolase family protein, whose protein sequence is MHSTLSPRAICFIVALLAASAIQSSLATPLPGTAPLTLEGDLAEQMVAGIHADLDARTVAAQTARRAKWTASAAAEGFAPVHREKLRVILGAVDPRLPVAMETVSAPGKEGPIAVGDAYRVYAVRWPVYQGAWGEGLLVEPNGDPRASLVLLPDADESPESLLGLAPGNAYAVTLAEQGNRILIPTLANRADTWSGHPDVRMTNQPHREFIYRAAYEMGRHVIGYEIQKVLSALDWLQAQSSEAPLGLMGYGEGGLIALHAAALDTRVQATVVSGYFGPREGLWTEPIYRNVWSLLTDFGNAEVAALIAPRALIVESATPPAVTGPPATEGRSGAAPGVVPNPSTEEIQSEVAQALTYVPVGEGTPWLQRSAVDVGLPGQPATLEAFSSALGLDGLPATASSPRAETEIPDAEARMKRQVEGMLGWTDHILAEAPFARESVWKEADASSAEAWAKSVPRYRKFFHEQLMGKLPQGTVPLNPRTREIYDTEKFTGYEVMLDVNEQVYAYGILLLPKNIAPGEKRPVVVCQHGLEGRPQEVTDPASDSHYYHRFGAKLAEEGFIVYAPQNPYIGEDHFRTLQRKANPLKLSLFSYIIEQHRRTLEWLGALPEVDPARIAFYGLSYGGKTAMRVPAVLDGYCLSICSGDYNEWIWKNVTRRRIYSYVFHGEYEMFEWNLGNTFNYAEMSWLICPRPFMVERGHDDGVAPGEWVSYEYARTRERYDRLGLGDETTIEYFNGPHTIHGVGTFQFLRDKLKFPVVTQ
- a CDS encoding PEP-CTERM sorting domain-containing protein — encoded protein: MKNPIGMGAALLLCLALAAPARATLEADQIVGSSTGLTTFNAGPETITFDFDPEFVGTLDIAGSAPVNFDLSFFFSDDFLTVFIEHNLSGSTQFMTDFTVTFSDLDYVGFPTYVLSDVTSAYDTLGGGAGLSVSFTDDSFELTFTNFEVTESRELGLDLVFEEDDPVTPVPEPASLTLLALGAAGLALKRKFF
- a CDS encoding DUF1080 domain-containing protein — protein: MRLRNYLASPALRLAAAVALCAGIAAPGAHAAEDGFTPLFNGTDLSGWTGDMKLWRVENGEIVGSTKGVKLEKNTFLSTEKTYSDFVLKARVKLTNHNSGIQFRSEQLPNHAVKGYQADVAEKTYFGMLYEEQGRGILPYWNEYTEDQREAVFAAAKLDDWNDYEITCQGDHVKIVLNGYTTLDFVDPAGAKAGIIALQLHAGPEMEVHFKDIAIKELGEKKAMNEGELMPNAEAREARLAYLGERFRLPDGFSVEEVANHDLMGSVINLTFDHLGRPVVGAQDDGVRILLDNDGNGRYESQESFSEDVKRIMGMLFTAPGDLLVQGEGPQGPGLYRLTDSDGDDKADETALLMASNGGMGEHGPHAIARGFDGYLHVMYGNHAHPAAALDPLSPSRGLEEDHLLPRYVDPRGHATTIMAPGGTIVRVDPEFKRWEQLAGGFRNAYDLSIDRSGEIMTFDSDMEWDVGLPWFRPIRVVHAVPGGDYGWRTGSSVMPAYYIDTLPSVDDAGRGSPVGVCFYEHEAFPPEYRGAFFMGDWSRGRIRVLFPKAAGATLAGKTQDFVVGEPLNVTDLDVSPRGDLFFTTGGRDTQGGLYRIRYGKGIRAPEAPSTIAEVLALPMPRSAWSRHAIAQAKTALGDLWASGLTAALRDATLAEPLRLQALESLQVYGPQPDATLLNELARDASPALRAGAVLLMGCGDLKTFREPLINALYDKDVVVARRACEALVRAGLDESTRVDTHEGLISGLYLLLDHEDRFVRYAARKAMERMHRDLWADSILSDEIDRRPRGVMEGTLALIETQRAAVHADAIFARIDELSQAPMDDAIFLDFLRVLEMAFIRDVTGGDRVETFKPVLGSRLLGKFPHGDAAINRELQTLIAYLQPPGAVEALLATLTPDKPQEAQIHTMYALRAIEHGWTPETRAQAVAWFDRGREMDGGASMEGYINNLWDSLMERLPDAERVMAENRKAEALAAREEAALALLAKIEGEAPASTTDLAQMSFDELSQYLEYDPMAYVPQKLEDGHNVFIKARCANCHVFGTKGKGGGPDLSTVTSRFRRRDILESIMYPSKVVSDQYTGVEVELNNFNTVTGMVAGEDARTLTVITITGERVAIPKRSIAKRTESRQSMMPEGLLNTMTLEELVSLIYFLEHGAEE
- the hemW gene encoding radical SAM family heme chaperone HemW — protein: MLGVYLHIPYCRTLCPYCDFVKERSRTTVPMPFVEAVCKEIGEFEGPREAGSVFFGGGTPSLLTEEGLGRVMEALFARFDLAGAEITLEANPDDVTAPMMKAWCAMGVNRVSLGVQSFDRAVLKYLGRRHDADAARRACDVIAEHFDTWSLDLIFGAPPIEAWGATLAETVAINPPHVSAYGLTYEPGTPFEKRADRAISEEASLAMFREAEEALHAYDHYEISNYAKPGHQSRHNLIYWHNGDYAGFGTGAYSYVGGVRARNAITTDEYLRAPGKKMEALPLNDDEVRLETLIQYFRLQSGLEKTAYARRFGRDVNEDFGEAIAGLVRRGLLEESETVIRPTAEGFYLNNEIGLALIGWST